One window from the genome of Crassostrea angulata isolate pt1a10 chromosome 2, ASM2561291v2, whole genome shotgun sequence encodes:
- the LOC128171316 gene encoding uncharacterized protein LOC128171316, which produces MFWCFYIYYICVGFFNEFSLATDSGKDSGQDPPPFVNPFNHGNSLFETPYSGSINAMGSGGGGFLQGAMSMNGGGGRNGLPSMYMKDGTLHMGHQQQCLKNIVCPTYCHETDKDGCETCPCGPANGMLPPGYTEQHQKKKPEEDVKKDSQCLHTLICMLSCKDGYQLGKKGGDGCQTCKCLKKDDEKNKNNTSHTGQKGQETLNNKNKTQNTAGGSNAQGPFGGAAGSESGSGFNPMFPGTGMGSASASGAGMPSPFGGGASGGMAMSPFGLAAGGDRTPGKDCFGPECSAKNGMKLLGGTRPSKDTCPSTSLCIKTCKHDLKLGPKGSDGCPSCACVKSESSTTAVPSQKTCDELLKCMMGCQDGYKIGSVDTSGCPVCSCKSSPAPITTPASMSSCREIMELCVQNCRYGYQLIPSSKVGECTSCLCQPAPTMPMPTTSKVTAHHTSCQDGVVSCMTSCRYGYFLKASENGGCPRCHCLPPRRKIESSAVVTSKPNVYNILKNCPGAVHCMLNCKTGYVLRTGSGSECPQCTCQAVAVQPLRCTSALFCHRGCVLGYKHGDHGCPSCSCISPSEIGVTSHTAIFITSSVRCNAHFSCSKHCDFGYRSGDNSCPTCQCLIPIKVSTSQHGCTGVGCHQTIGTSGTVGHVISTHQSGSQAVPMKTPHHPVPLVQITHVSGSHGEVGSYNTISMLMKYCTNVAHCVNSCHGGFSLTGSEAGRCPACTCTRTSQPTGFKVPHILSVTGMPVQHHSHQDIHRMCPETFRCGEMCADGFTLKNEPGNPCPSCNCITGHIKVTASPQTIHPIQTGSHVMVDTGATAGNVPMGIAGGGSSSLPLKAPSPSLTVPGIVPSVNIAAPPSSGVIGSGSQGVPSGSAVHFNILQGPGGENIGGPQVAAGHALLLHSNNCVGPACSAKNGFHKNHVVTSSVKQTPPNRCARIIHCVLTCHSGYKLTDKDEGGCPGCDCLPSK; this is translated from the exons ATGTTTTGGtgtttttacatatattacatTTGTGTTGGATTTTTTAACGAATTCTCGCTTGCCACAG aCTCAGGCAAGGACTCTGGACAAGATCCGCCGCCATTTGTGAATCCCTTCAATCATGGAAACTCACTGTTTGAGACTCCATACTCGGGCTCCATCAACGCCATGGGAAGCGGGGGAGGGGGATTCCTGCAGGGGGCTATGTCTATGAATGGCGGGGGAGGGAGGAACGGACTACCCTCAATGTACATGAAGGACGGCACGCTTCACATGGGTCACCAACAGCAGTGTCTGAAAAACATAGTCTGTCCAACATACTGCCACGAGACGGACAAAGATGGCTGCGAGACGTGCCCGTGCGGACCAG CTAATGGAATGTTACCTCCGGGCTACACGGAGCAGCATCAGAAGAAGAAGCCAGAGGAGGACGTGAAGAAGGACAGTCAGTGTCTGCACACCCTGATCTGTATGTTGTCGTGTAAGGACGGGTACCAGCTGGGCAAGAAGGGCGGGGACGGCTGTCAGACCTGTAAATGTCTCAAGAAAG atgaCGAGAAGAACAAAAATAACACAAGTCACACAGGACAAAAAGGACAGGAGacgctgaacaataaaaacaaaactcagAACACCGCGGGCGGATCCAATGCACAGGGACCGTTTGGTGGCGCTGCAGGGAGCGAATCAG GATCCGGATTCAATCCGATGTTTCCCGGGACCGGAATGGGATCGGCATCGGCAAGCG GTGCTGGAATGCCGAGCCCGTTTGGCGGCGGCGCTTCCGGTGGGATGGCGATGAGTCCGTTCGGGCTGGCGGCAGGTGGCGACAGGACGCCGG GAAAAGACTGCTTTGGACCAGAATGCTCAGCGAAAAATG GTATGAAATTATTGGGCGGGACGAGGCCGTCAAAAGACACCTGTCCCTCTACTTCCCTGTGTATCAAAACCTGTAAACACGACCTGAAACTAGGGCCCAAAGGTTCCGATGGCTGTCCCTCATGCGCTTGCGTGAAATCAG AATCGAGTACAACAGCAGTACCAAGCCAGAAAACATGTGATGAACTGCTAAAATGCATGATGGGATGTCAAGACGGATACAAAATCGGCTCCGTGGATACTTCCGGTTGTCCTGTTTGTTCGTGCAAATCAA GTCCCGCCCCTATCACAACACCTGCTTCTATGTCCTCTTGCCGGGAGATAATGGAACTTTGTGTCCAAAATTGTCGCTATGGTTACCAGCTTATTCCCTCCTCTAAGGTGGGAGAGTGCACCAGCTGCTTGTGTCAACCAG CTCCCACAATGCCAATGCCAACAACATCGAAAGTGACTGCCCACCATACATCTTGTCAGGATGGCGTCGTCAGTTGTATGACAAGTTGTCGCTATGGTTACTTCCTGAAGGCTTCAGAAAATGGCGGCTGTCCCCGCTGCCATTGTCTCCCAC CCCGGCGGAAGATCGAAAGCTCGGCAGTTGTAACAAGTAAGCCTAACGTATACAATATCCTAAAGAATTGCCCAGGAGCTGTACATTGTATGCTAAATTGTAAAACTGGATACGTTCTTCGAACTGGCTCTGGAAGTGAATGTCCTCAGTGTACCTGTCAAGCAG TTGCCGTGCAGCCTCTGAGATGTACCTCTGCTCTGTTCTGTCATCGGGGTTGTGTTCTTGGTTACAAACATGGCGACCATGGTTGTCCTTCATGCTCCTGTATCAGTCCCTCAG AGATAGGAGTGACGTCACACACTGCCATTTTTATCACATCATCAGTTCGCTGTAATGCCCATTTTTCCTGCTCCAAGCACTGTGATTTTGGTTACAGAAGCGGAGATAATTCCTGTCCGACCTGCCAGTGCTTGATTCCGATTAAAG TCTCAACTTCCCAGCATGGGTGTACAGGTGTGGGATGCCACCAAACGATCGGTACTTCCGGTACAGTAGGACACGTGATATCAACGCACCAATCAGGTTCTCAGGCTGTCCCTATGAAAACTCCTCATCACCCAGTACCCCTGGTCCAGATCACCCATGTCAGTGGGTCACACG GAGAGGTCGGTTCATACAACACTATCTCCATGTTGATGAAGTACTGTACAAACGTAGCTCACTGCGTCAACAGCTGTCACGGCGGCTTCTCCTTGACGGGTTCCGAGGCCGGCAGATGTCCAGCCTGCACCTGCACAA gAACATCGCAACCAACGGGATTCAAAGTACCGCATATATTGTCGGTCACGGGTATGCCAG TTCAACATCACAGTCACCAGGATATACATAGGATGTGTCCCGAGACGTTCCGATGTGGAGAAATGTGTGCTGATGGATTTACATTGAAAAACGAGCCCGGGAATCCCTGCCCATCGTGTAACTGTATCACGGGACATATAA AAGTTACTGCATCTCCTCAGACAATCCATCCTATTCAGACAGGAAGTCACGTGATGGTTGATACGGGGGCTACAGCTGGGAACGTCCCAATGGGGATTGCCGGTGGTGGGTCTAGTTCGCTCCCTCTAAAAGCACCTAGTCCTTCCTTGACAGTACCCGGAATTGTCCCCAGTGTAAACATAGCCGCACCTCCATCATCTGGTGTCATCGGTTCGGGAAGTCAAGGCGTTCCTTCCGGTTCCGCGGTTCACTTTAACATATTGCAAGGACCGGGTGGGGAAAATATAGGCGGTCCCCAGGTGGCTGCTGGTCATGCGCTGTTGTTACATTCCAATAACTGTGTCGGTCCCGCATGCTCAGCGAAAAATGGATTTCATAAAA ATCACGTGGTGACGTCATCAGTGAAACAGACCCCGCCCAATCGGTGTGCTCGAATAATTCACTGTGTGCTCACGTGTCACTCTGGGTACAAACTGACGGACAAGGACGAGGGCGGGTGCCCTGGGTGTGATTGTTTACCCAGTAAATAA